The nucleotide sequence AATGCATGGTCATTGACTAAAATTTGAAAGTTGTAAACCAAGGGTAACAAAATTGTTTCAAGTGTAATTGATTATGATAAGATTCTCAgttaataagttattttgattgTTTCAAGCATAACCACCAAACCTGGAATCAGGTACAGCAATCCAGTTGCAATATCGATCATCATCACCCCAAGCAATGGCGAGAGATCTAGCAGCAAGCATGTAACACTTTTTCCCACTCTTTCTATCCAATTGAAGGCTCTGCATTTTTATACTGATGATGGTAAGCCCTAATATTCAAAAAATTGGAGGTTATAAAGAAGAATACCTTTTGAGCATTGTCGATGATGATAGGGCGGTCAGATAGAGTGAGAAAGAGAGCCTTCTTGGTTGGAGTGTTGGCAATGGAAGGAGGAGAGTGTGAGATGATGAAGTCGATGAATTGGGAATCATAACGGAGAAAGTGATTCCATACGGCGTCCGAATCAGCGGCACAACGGAATGTCTTGGAAACGACGGAGAATCTGCCGGCGTCAGCTGGAGTGGTACAAGATAGTATGGCGGCAATGCACCCTTCCGGTAATTCTTCAAACGCTACCATTCTGTTTTGCTTTTTACCGGCGAAGAATAAAGATGGAAGTAGATCGAGTCATTTGTAATGTAATATACTCCCTCTCTAAATTAGAGTCTTTGTGCAGAAAATGATTACTCTTGATTTCAATGCTAAAATTAATATGACTAAAATACACTTTTGACCTCCTATATTTGGTTTTGTAGCAATTTTGactccctattaaaaaaaatcaatttccagCCCCTAACTTCCCCCCCTTTTGCAACCCATAGGCCCTCTTTAATTTTGATCCGGTCAAAGGCCActtgtaatttaaaataaataaaaaaacaaaaaaaaatagaaataattaataGCCTTAGGATGAAAAATTAATGGTCAAGATTAAAAGTATTCACATGCTCCCTCTCTTAGCTAATTTTCCCTCCTCCATTCATTTTCTCTTACGTTCTCCGGAAGAACAACACCAGCGGCAGCAACTCTCTCACACCCTCCTTCATTCGTTGTTTCATGAGACCACTGCAAGTAGAAGGAGTTGGATATTTAGaggcaacaacaacaagattaaGAGATTTTTAACTATCAATCAAGCTTACAGTTTTTACAGTTGATCAAACCAAAACCTGCAATATCTTTCCATAACCTTTTCGCTTCATGTGTATTCCCTAAACACCAACCATTAGGAATCACGTTCCACTTCTTTATATCACGACAAAACcgagtgaatcatcaacttcatCCCTGAATTTTCACGGGtcggccaaattagtccctcaattatgcaaaatatcaatttaatccctgaatttattaaatgtcaatcaagttaGCCCTTCTGTTCAAACAGAGCGTTAACGGGGCTAACGTGAccgttaacctctcacatgtcaGACACCACGTACgtagggactaatttggccgataataacaaacatttcgaaggactaaattgattgatttgcagaattttttttggtttcttccCAAACTGTTCTCTTCTTCCCCCAACGGCTCTTTCTTCCTCAATTGTTTAAAATTGAAACCCTAATTACACAATCTATCTACACTCTAAAATCACCTAAATTTCCTCCAATAATAAGTGGTTTAGtttttccccaattcaaaaaacttcaaaccctaattttttcgtaTTGAATCTTAAaaccaaaatcctcaaaacttcttgaagcaaaactattgaaataaaatccaaaatgatGGGGGGTGGGAATATGGGAAAAAATTGTTATGAAAGTCGAGCTTCATCTTGAAGCTTCAAGTTTAATGGTGATGAAAAGTGGTTGAAGATGATTCAGAAATGTAAcatttctttaataatatttccatcaaattagtccctgaattatttttctatctatCAAATAGATTCATACGTTATATTAAAAACCCATCAAATAAGTCCCTGAATTGTTTAATCagatatcaaattgatcctCGAAGCATATATGTATAAAATGAAGTAAAAAAAGCCAGAACACAcagattgaaaatgaaatattacttAGGCAAAAGTCTGAAACATTACACATGCAAAAGAAACCCAACTATGAGACATTAAGAAATCATGAGTCTTAAATAAAGATAAGCAAAAGGAAACCCAACTATGGGGCGTAATTCAAATAAAgcctaaatattacaaattcaaaatcatattttaaacttCATGAAGCTTCACTTCTTTGGAAATCTGGGGGTTGTATAAACTCCATGAATTGAGGTTGATTTGAACCGGGTGGACCATAGGTTGGATATGGAACTCTAATTATGCCAGGAGGAGTTGGATGACCTGGTGCAGGACCCCTCATTGGTGTTTGCTTAGGCCTATCATCTGAAAAAATCGGTCTTCTAAGGTCATACCTCCTTGGTGCAACACCCTGAAattgcaaattcaatcaaattagtccctagaCTATGACATAATCAGTCATATAAGtccttcaattaattaaataactgTTAAATCGATCCTTAAAATGCAAGTGTTATATCTGTCCTGCATTTGCAACAACATTTCATGCACTTTCTGCATTTTCAAGCACaacatttttaagttttaacccAAAACCCTAAAAGGAATAATCAAAACAATTGTTTCAAAAAcgcaacaaacacaaacaatgaACAAGGCAAGCATCAACGATCACATAGATGTGGTAAACAAAATGATCAAAACTTAAAacgaaaatacaaaaaaaatggacaaaaacaGGGTGAATACGAACACATAAACTTGATAAACAACAGGAAAGGCGTTACCTTTTTGAAACAACCGAATACAGAAACTTCAAAAACATCAGAATCGtcgaagatgatgatgattttggagaggcGAGAATGAATAAAGTTTTAGTGGGAAGGAGAAGGGTCAAGgacgttttttatttttctgactGAAATATGAAGAAGGATGTATGGGTAATGTAGGGGCAAAATGGAAAaagcagaaagaaaaaaaaaaaactgaaaagtgaaaattgaactttttcaaattcaatcaaattagtccctgaacaCGTGGCTTCTTTCTTGCCACGCGTACAAGACAACAAAGCATGCATGGCGACAGATCAGCATGCTAACAGAGCACTTGGACGGAAGGACctttttgatggacgtctgaCAAATTCATAGATTAagttgatatttcgcataattgagggaTGAATTTGGCTGATccgtgaaaattcaaggacgaagttGATGGTTCACTCCAACAAAACCCAAACTTATTCAAATTCCTATGAAACAAAGTTTCAGCTTATTCAATATGCTTGTACCTACACATCCACATCAAAAGAGTCCGAAAAGCTTCTGAATCAAGCTCATTATCCAATCCAAACTCTTCCCTTCTGTAGAAAATGTTAATAGCTTCCTCCACTTTATGTGCAGCCACAAACCTACGaattaaaatggaaaatgtTTCTTCATTGATAAATTCTTTTCTTTGCGACATTTCGTCGAGCACTTGGTGTAACTCTTCAAAATGCTTCATTTTACCAACAATTTTAATAATCTCAGTGTACACTTCGCAACGGGGTGTGTAGTTGTTTGTTTTGGTGACCCTTTTCAAGAATATAAACGCTGGTTTTCAATTGGATCGATGTCGTTGCAAAACTTCGAGGACGAGGTTGCTGTCGGGGTGGATTCCAGTGAGATTAAAAGCTCGTTCAATTGTTCTTTGGGTTTGTCTCTGCAGAATTATTTTGTGgggtgaagagaagagaagaagaaatgatGTTTATTAGATTGAAGGAACACAATAACACTTGAATTGAGTCTTTTAATCTTGACCAATCCTAAGGCTATTAATTATTCctatcatttttttcatttaaatttaattcaataataGCCATTGATTATTTATTGTATCAGAACATAACATAAGCATAAGCTACACTTAATGTTGGCATCTTGTTTTTATGGTATCTGATCTTCTCTTTGGCCATAAGCTCTAAGATTACACAAGTCCACGAAAGAGCTTCTACACTACAGAATGCAACTCAAACTTACAAATCataatcccaaaaaaaaaacttacaattcATCATGCATCCTTCTCGTTCTCAACATATAAAATTAACTCCTATTAGTCCAGAATCAGGATAAATTTGGCATAAACTGTGCCATACAGTCGACACACTACTGAACCAAAGGCAAACAAAGATGACTAAACTGAACAGATAGAtgtttcaatgcaataattGGCTATATTATTCACCTTTAACCATGTAAAGATAACGTACAAGCTatagagaaaacaaaaatgatcaAGTCCTTCTATTAAGTAGGCAAAGCAAAAGAATATTGCAACTAAACCCAAATTAATAAAGAGCCATATTCCGCAGGACCCAAAAAAACAAAGGTAAGGAAGAAAGGGAAAAGAGATTGAAACTCACTTGACTACAATTCCTAATCCAATCCTTTAACCCCTTCATTTCAATCCCAATCTTCTTCACTCAACATATCACCATCATTTTCAGTAGGTGGTCTAACAACAATAACTACATTCCCTAAACACTCATTAACCCCCATTTCCTTCAAAATCGAACCCCTTTGAACCTTTAAACCAACATCATTACCATCATCTTTTACCAAATAAAACCCATCATCATTCTCCACCTCCCTCTTACTCCTATCAGCAACCACCAAAATAGGCTCTTCCTTACACCACCTATTATTAGCCTTCCATGGCAAAACTCTCGCATCCAAAAACGACACAACAACGCCTTTCCCTAAATTAACCACCGGTCCCCAAGCCGGTAACACCACCCATTTCTCCCACCCTTTCTCCGCCACCACAATACCAAACTCCCCTTCCTTTCTTATCTCAGAAGGTGCTTCCATAATCACCCTTTCTCCTTCCTCAGCTTTACACACGGGCAAAACAACCACCGAGGTCGCCTCAGCTACTTCACCAATCTTCAATCTCACCACATTAACAGGTACTTTTAATACAACATCTTCAACCTTCTCCTCTTCAGCCTTTCCATTCAACTCCTCCAAAATCACGTTTCTAGCTTTATCAGACTCTACAGCACTCAACGCTTGTTGAAGAAATGCAGTTCTTGGATCAGAAGGATTCTTATTCTCCTTACTTTGTCTGTAATACAAATAAGCAAGACAATCTCCTGGGAGATGATAATCAAAACTTTCCCAGTGCTTTTCGCCGCGTCTGCTAGGGAAATCCTTTATCGAACGAGCTAGATCTTGAGCACCTTTACCATCATATCTCTTCTCCACAATGAAACGCGCTGCAGCAGCACGTTGGGAAGTGGAGAGGAGACGAATTTCATATAAAACTTCAGCACCACCGCTATCAAAGTAAGATAGAATCTCTTCATCAGTGTTGGCCTGTACAAGAGTGTCACGAACTTGAGTTGCGACTATGATACGATTCTGTTCGACACCGGTGATGCCGGTGGTTTCTTCAAGGGTGGGAGGTGAAAAGCCTTCACGGAGGAGGGAAGTGATGAGAGGAGCGTATTCGTGCCAGGCACCGAGACGGTTGGCGAGGATGTCGATGCGACCTGGGATGTCGAGGTTGTCGTATTTTGATGGGAGAGGTGTTGGTGGTGGTCGGAAAGGTTGGTATAG is from Medicago truncatula cultivar Jemalong A17 chromosome 1, MtrunA17r5.0-ANR, whole genome shotgun sequence and encodes:
- the LOC11435114 gene encoding rubisco accumulation factor 1.1, chloroplastic, which encodes MLSPCISSVNTLNLKFLNIPPSSSNLNRSFYRFKSISAVLNNPSSHSKKQRQVQQQQQQQPQKQLYQPFRPPPTPLPSKYDNLDIPGRIDILANRLGAWHEYAPLITSLLREGFSPPTLEETTGITGVEQNRIIVATQVRDTLVQANTDEEILSYFDSGGAEVLYEIRLLSTSQRAAAARFIVEKRYDGKGAQDLARSIKDFPSRRGEKHWESFDYHLPGDCLAYLYYRQSKENKNPSDPRTAFLQQALSAVESDKARNVILEELNGKAEEEKVEDVVLKVPVNVVRLKIGEVAEATSVVVLPVCKAEEGERVIMEAPSEIRKEGEFGIVVAEKGWEKWVVLPAWGPVVNLGKGVVVSFLDARVLPWKANNRWCKEEPILVVADRSKREVENDDGFYLVKDDGNDVGLKVQRGSILKEMGVNECLGNVVIVVRPPTENDGDMLSEEDWD